A window of Littorina saxatilis isolate snail1 linkage group LG7, US_GU_Lsax_2.0, whole genome shotgun sequence contains these coding sequences:
- the LOC138971039 gene encoding uncharacterized protein produces MVMNLLRLGDGGSGLLLGHKLPACITSYREQSFFPRTIGEWNALPPQAQAVSSASDIFLSLIFNHRFGSTSRPPEKPEEVRCRDMTCRQLAEWCLALLRMMIRFSPFCADRATRTDPHCWHDLYSCIQHFTFTLVTLRLLSLD; encoded by the exons ATGGTGATGAATCTGCTACGCTTGGGTGATGGTGGTTCCGGTCTATTGCTTGGTCATAAACTCCCAGCCTGCATAACATCATACAGAGAGCAGTCTTTCTTTCCTCGCACCATTGGCGAATGGAACGCCCTCCCACCACAGGCACAGGCAGTATCATCAGCCTCGGACATTTTCCTCTCACTGATTTTCAATCATCGGTTTGGATCAACCAgcag gcctcccgagaaaccagag gAAGTGAGGTGCCGAGATATGACGTGCAGGCAGCTTGCAGAGTGGTGCCTGGCTTTGCTGAGGATGATGATCAGATTCAGTCCATTCTGTGCTGACAGAGCTACCAGAACTGACCCACACTGCTGGCATGACCTTTACAGCTGCATTCAACACTTTACTTTTACGCTGGTAACTTTACGGTTGCTCTCTCTCGATtga